Sequence from the Archangium lipolyticum genome:
GCTGCGAACCGGGGAGCCGCTGCCCGAGTTCGAGGAGCCCGTGCACGACAGCACCGGCTGGCAGCGCTGGACGCAGACGAGCAAGGTGCCGCTCCGGGACGAGCGGGGGAGCGTCACCGGCGTGCTCGGCATCCTCGTCGACGTCAGCAGCCGGCACGAGGCGCAGGATCAGCTCCAGATGGCGCTCGAGGCGGGGGCGGCGGCCAATCGCCTGCTGAAGGCCCAGGTGCGCGAGCGCGAGTCCATGCAGCGCGCCCTGGCCACGAGCGAGATGCGGCTGCGCACGGCGGTGCGTGGCGCGCGGATGATCATCTGGGCGCTGGACGCGCAGGGAGTCTTCACCTTCTCGGACGGAGGGGGGTTGGCGTCGTTGGGGCTCGTGCCGGGGGGACTGGTGGGGCTCAGCATCTTCGAGCACTACCGGGACAACCCGGACATCGTGCGGCAGGCCCGGCGGGCGCTGGCCGGTGAGGCCTTCTCCGAATACACCCTGTTCGACGGCATGCACCACGAGACGCACTACACGCCGGTGTTCGACGAGTCCGGCGTGCTCACCGGCGCCATCGGCATCGCCACGGACGTGGAAGAGCGCGTGCGCTACCACGAGATGCTGGAGGCGGAGCTGGAGCGGACGCGCGGGCAGCTGCTGCAGGTGGAGCGGCTGGCGACGTTGGGCACGCTGGCGGCCGGTGTGGGGCACGAGCTGCGCAACATCTCCACCGTCCTCGACAGCCTGAGGTGCTACTTCACCGAGTGCGCCGAGAGAGGCATCCCGCCGGATCCGGAGGAGCTGAAGGAGCTGGGCTGGGCCTGTGAGCACGTGGCCATGCACGGTCGGCACCTGATGGACCTGGGCCGGCCCGGGAAGACGCGGGTGGAGCGGGTGGACCTGCGCGAGCTGGTGGCGGGCACGCTGGCCATGCTGCGCACGGCGGGCCGCATCAAGCACGTGAAGGTGTCGCTCTCGGCACCCGAGTCTCCCCTCTGGCTCGAGGTGAGCCGGACGCGGGTGGAGCAGGTGCTGCTCAACCTGGTGAGCAACGCCGCCGACGCGGTGGAGCCGGTGCGGGACCGGCCCGCGGAGGTGTGCGTGTGCCTCCACGAGGACGTGGCGGCGGGCCTCGTCTGCTGCCGCGTGGAGGACACCGGCGTGGGCATCCCCGAGGACACGCTGGCCAGCATCTTCGAGCCTTGGTTCACCACCAAGTCTCCGGGCCGCGGCACGGGCCTGGGCCTGCCCGTGGTGCGCACCATCATCCAGGAGTGCGGGGGAGACCTGTCGGTGGAGAGCCAGGTGGGCAAGGGCAGTGCCTTCACCTTCCGGCTCCCCGCGGCGGGCCCTCCCGGCTGAGCACCTCGGAGGCAGGCGGACGCCCCCCGTCCGGTCGTTGAGCGTGCAGGCGACGCTGGAGGTGGATAATGTCCGCCCTCCCTCTCGCCTCACGGGAACCCCGAATGCGCTGTCTCGCCCTCGTCCCGGTGTGTCTCCTCGTCGCCTGTGCCGGCACCGCGCCCGCGCTCCGTCCAGCGCTCCCGGCCGAGCCGCGCTCCGTGGCCGCTCCCCGGCCGGGCGTGGGCGGCGCCGAGTCCGCCGTGCTGGAGGGAGTGGCGCATGCGCTGATCACCACCGTCGACGCCGCGCGGCTCGTGTCCTCGTCGGCCAGCCTCCGGACCTGGCACCCCGGCGCGGCGGCA
This genomic interval carries:
- a CDS encoding PAS domain-containing sensor histidine kinase, encoding MRSREAVVQMPVLQDVGAELLRRILDALPYPIFWKGEDLRYLGCNAAFARLAGLANPDAVVGLTDYELPWRAGDADFYRSCDQEVLRTGEPLPEFEEPVHDSTGWQRWTQTSKVPLRDERGSVTGVLGILVDVSSRHEAQDQLQMALEAGAAANRLLKAQVRERESMQRALATSEMRLRTAVRGARMIIWALDAQGVFTFSDGGGLASLGLVPGGLVGLSIFEHYRDNPDIVRQARRALAGEAFSEYTLFDGMHHETHYTPVFDESGVLTGAIGIATDVEERVRYHEMLEAELERTRGQLLQVERLATLGTLAAGVGHELRNISTVLDSLRCYFTECAERGIPPDPEELKELGWACEHVAMHGRHLMDLGRPGKTRVERVDLRELVAGTLAMLRTAGRIKHVKVSLSAPESPLWLEVSRTRVEQVLLNLVSNAADAVEPVRDRPAEVCVCLHEDVAAGLVCCRVEDTGVGIPEDTLASIFEPWFTTKSPGRGTGLGLPVVRTIIQECGGDLSVESQVGKGSAFTFRLPAAGPPG